A window of the Polaribacter batillariae genome harbors these coding sequences:
- the panD gene encoding aspartate 1-decarboxylase, producing MLVQVVKSKIHRVKVTGADLNYIGSITIDEDLMDAAGIIEGERVQIVNNNNGNRLETYAIPGPRGSGEITLNGAASRLVAVGDVLILIVYAFMDLEQAKTFKPQLVFPNEKDNTLT from the coding sequence ATGTTAGTACAAGTAGTAAAATCTAAAATCCACCGAGTAAAAGTTACAGGTGCCGATTTAAATTATATAGGAAGCATTACCATAGATGAAGATTTAATGGATGCTGCAGGAATTATCGAAGGCGAACGTGTACAAATTGTAAATAACAATAACGGAAATCGTCTTGAAACTTACGCAATTCCAGGCCCAAGAGGCAGTGGAGAAATTACCCTAAATGGTGCTGCTTCGCGTTTGGTAGCCGTTGGCGACGTTTTAATTTTAATCGTGTATGCTTTTATGGATTTAGAACAAGCAAAAACATTTAAACCTCAACTGGTTTTTCCAAACGAAAAAGACAATACACTTACCTAG
- a CDS encoding NAD(P)/FAD-dependent oxidoreductase, producing MNFDALIIGGGVSGMQCALVLGSAKNKAFAADKNIGIVMHQKASHLQNALFNNVLGLTPSKLGSDVLIEGKAQLSTLYSHISQIENEKVGAVEEINDGFKITTNKKIYHSKIVVVALNYSKPFTIKGLEAFLIPHKKSNPEKDRIQLKNNNHFIKNGLYCCGTIAGWRSQFAIAAGSGASVATDILTLWNHNNHTKVHDKI from the coding sequence ATGAATTTTGATGCTTTAATTATTGGAGGTGGTGTTTCTGGAATGCAGTGTGCGCTCGTTTTAGGTTCTGCCAAAAATAAAGCTTTTGCTGCCGACAAAAATATTGGTATTGTAATGCATCAAAAAGCCTCTCACTTACAAAATGCTTTGTTTAACAATGTTTTAGGGCTAACGCCTAGCAAACTAGGAAGCGATGTTTTAATTGAAGGCAAAGCTCAACTATCTACACTATATTCTCATATTTCTCAAATTGAAAACGAAAAGGTAGGGGCTGTTGAAGAAATTAACGATGGTTTTAAAATTACAACAAATAAAAAAATTTACCATTCTAAAATTGTTGTTGTTGCTTTAAATTACTCGAAACCTTTTACTATAAAGGGTTTGGAGGCATTTTTAATTCCTCATAAAAAATCGAATCCAGAAAAAGATAGAATTCAGCTAAAAAACAATAACCATTTTATAAAAAACGGATTGTATTGTTGTGGCACCATTGCTGGTTGGCGCAGCCAGTTTGCAATTGCTGCTGGAAGTGGCGCTTCTGTTGCTACAGATATTCTAACACTTTGGAACCATAATAACCACACAAAAGTGCACGACAAAATATGA
- a CDS encoding type II toxin-antitoxin system RelE/ParE family toxin, with protein sequence MKVVWSSKSMDSLLGIYNYIFEKSPQNALMVFNELTKLGDSLSNNKIEYSKDLIINDKAVRFVSKWDYKIIYERKENRVLIIDVFSSKQNPNKLILD encoded by the coding sequence TTGAAAGTTGTTTGGTCATCAAAATCTATGGATTCTCTTTTAGGAATTTATAACTACATTTTTGAAAAAAGTCCACAAAATGCCTTAATGGTTTTCAATGAATTAACAAAATTAGGTGATTCTCTATCTAATAATAAAATCGAATACTCAAAAGACTTAATAATAAATGATAAAGCTGTAAGATTTGTTTCTAAATGGGATTATAAAATTATTTATGAAAGGAAAGAAAATCGCGTTTTAATTATTGATGTTTTTAGTAGCAAACAAAATCCAAACAAATTAATTTTAGATTGA
- the panC gene encoding pantoate--beta-alanine ligase: MKKFNDKKALKHCLLEYKNKNKSIGFVPTMGALHKGHLSLIKKAKEKNDVVVVSIFVNPTQFDNVEDLKKYPKTLKNDIKLLESVSCDVLFSPSVEEIYADKIVSKKFIFDGLEHQMEGKFREGHFDGVGTIVNALFEIIEPNKAYFGQKDFQQLQIIKKMVKKKNLAIKIKGCPIFREKDGLAMSSRNVRLSKEQREIAPFIFKTLKKVRKKFGTKSVSEINEWVENQFKKQPLLELEYFTIAEEKTLETAQIKESNKKYRAFIAVFAGKIRLIDNIRLKN; encoded by the coding sequence ATGAAAAAATTCAACGACAAGAAAGCGTTAAAACACTGTCTTTTAGAATATAAAAACAAAAACAAATCCATTGGTTTTGTACCAACAATGGGGGCTTTACATAAGGGGCATTTGTCTTTAATTAAGAAAGCAAAAGAAAAAAACGATGTTGTTGTAGTAAGCATTTTTGTAAATCCTACCCAATTTGATAATGTAGAAGATCTTAAAAAATACCCAAAAACTTTAAAAAACGACATTAAATTATTAGAATCTGTTTCTTGTGATGTGTTATTTTCGCCTTCTGTTGAAGAGATTTATGCCGATAAAATTGTCTCTAAAAAGTTTATTTTCGATGGTTTAGAACACCAAATGGAAGGAAAATTTAGAGAAGGCCATTTCGATGGTGTAGGAACCATTGTAAACGCGTTGTTTGAAATTATTGAACCCAACAAAGCTTATTTCGGACAAAAAGATTTTCAGCAATTGCAAATCATTAAAAAAATGGTAAAAAAAAAGAACCTTGCCATTAAAATTAAAGGCTGCCCAATTTTTAGAGAAAAAGATGGTTTGGCAATGAGTTCTAGAAATGTTCGATTATCAAAAGAGCAAAGAGAAATTGCCCCTTTTATTTTTAAAACACTAAAAAAAGTTCGAAAGAAATTTGGCACGAAAAGTGTTTCTGAAATTAACGAATGGGTAGAAAATCAATTTAAAAAACAACCCCTATTAGAATTAGAATATTTTACAATTGCCGAAGAAAAAACATTAGAAACCGCACAAATAAAAGAATCTAATAAAAAATACCGTGCTTTTATTGCAGTATTCGCAGGAAAAATAAGATTGATTGATAACATTCGTTTAAAAAATTAA
- a CDS encoding energy transducer TonB translates to MQIKKYPRAQLEKFSKIFFELGLVLTLFIVYSLMEHKSFDNNNVKSLATIHMTDEIKEDIPIVQIKVITAPPKNIPTVIEKINIVQDDLKIEESIMESTETDESDAVTVEVRDIVEVEEAEEIVEDIPFILIEKVPIYPGCKGNNKELKDCFTKKITEYFGSKFNVNLATELGLSEGKKKIFVVFRVDQNGKVSDVKARAPHKVLETEVVSIISSLPKMTPGKQRGRAVGVSYSIPITFEVRQ, encoded by the coding sequence ATGCAAATTAAAAAATACCCAAGGGCACAATTAGAAAAATTTAGCAAAATATTTTTCGAATTAGGATTGGTACTTACACTTTTTATTGTTTATAGTTTAATGGAACATAAATCGTTCGACAATAACAATGTTAAAAGTTTAGCTACAATTCATATGACTGACGAAATAAAGGAAGATATTCCTATCGTTCAAATTAAAGTTATAACTGCGCCTCCAAAAAATATTCCTACTGTGATAGAGAAAATAAATATTGTACAAGACGATTTAAAAATTGAAGAGTCTATAATGGAATCTACAGAAACAGACGAAAGCGACGCTGTTACTGTTGAAGTAAGAGATATTGTAGAAGTAGAAGAAGCCGAAGAAATTGTAGAAGATATTCCTTTTATTTTAATTGAAAAAGTGCCTATTTACCCAGGATGCAAAGGAAATAACAAAGAACTTAAAGATTGTTTCACAAAAAAAATAACTGAATATTTTGGGTCTAAATTTAATGTAAATTTAGCTACAGAACTTGGTTTAAGCGAAGGTAAAAAGAAAATATTTGTTGTTTTTAGAGTAGATCAAAATGGTAAAGTTTCTGATGTAAAGGCAAGAGCACCTCACAAAGTATTAGAAACAGAAGTTGTTTCTATTATTAGCTCTTTGCCCAAAATGACTCCAGGCAAACAAAGAGGAAGAGCTGTAGGTGTTAGTTATAGTATTCCAATAACTTTTGAGGTAAGACAGTAA
- the glmS gene encoding glutamine--fructose-6-phosphate transaminase (isomerizing): protein MCGITGYIGFRDAYPIVINGLKRLEYRGYDSAGIMMYDGDKIHLSKTKGKVSDLELITEKEQERKKGNIGMGHTRWATHGVPNDVNSHPHFSQTGDLVIVHNGIIENYDTLRKELITRGYTFKSDTDTEVLVNLIEEVKKQEGCKLGKAVQLALNNVIGAYAIAVFDKTKPNEIIVARLGSPIAIGVGKDNSEFFVASDASPFIEYTKDAIYLEDEEMAIIKLDKGIKVRKINDDSLVDANIQELQLSLEQIEKGGYDHFMLKEIHEQPKAITDTYRGRLLANEGIIRMAGIDDHMNKFLNAERIIIVACGTSWHAGLVGEYLIEEFARIPVEVEYASEFRYRNPIVTSKDIVIAISQSGETADTLAAIKLAKSKGAFVFGVCNVVGSSIARETDAGAYTHAGPEIGVASTKAFTTQITVLTLLALKLASKKGQLSKPELRSYLQQMQLIPNKVEELLKIDTKVKKIAAVYKDAPNCLYLGRGFNFPVALEGALKLKEISYIHAEGYPAAEMKHGPIALIDENMPIFVIATNKGHYEKVVSNIQEIKSRAGKIIAIVTEGDTQVKEIADHVIEIPETEEAFTPLLTTIPLQLLSYHIAVMLGKNVDQPRNLAKSVTVE, encoded by the coding sequence ATGTGTGGAATCACAGGTTACATAGGCTTTAGAGACGCCTATCCAATCGTTATTAACGGTTTAAAAAGACTAGAGTATAGAGGGTATGATAGTGCAGGAATAATGATGTACGATGGAGATAAAATCCATCTATCTAAAACAAAAGGTAAAGTTTCTGACTTAGAACTTATCACAGAAAAAGAACAAGAAAGAAAAAAGGGAAACATTGGAATGGGCCATACACGTTGGGCAACACATGGTGTACCAAATGATGTAAATTCGCACCCTCATTTCTCTCAAACTGGAGATTTGGTAATTGTTCATAACGGAATTATCGAAAATTACGATACTTTACGAAAAGAATTAATTACAAGAGGTTACACTTTTAAAAGTGATACAGATACAGAAGTTCTTGTAAATTTAATTGAAGAAGTAAAAAAACAAGAAGGCTGTAAATTAGGCAAAGCCGTTCAATTAGCTTTAAACAACGTAATTGGAGCTTATGCAATTGCTGTTTTCGATAAAACCAAACCCAACGAAATTATTGTTGCACGTTTAGGAAGCCCTATTGCTATTGGAGTTGGTAAAGATAATTCAGAGTTTTTTGTAGCCTCAGATGCCTCCCCATTTATAGAATATACCAAAGATGCCATTTATTTAGAAGATGAAGAAATGGCGATTATCAAATTAGATAAAGGAATTAAAGTTCGTAAAATTAATGACGATTCTTTAGTGGACGCAAACATTCAAGAATTGCAATTAAGTTTAGAGCAGATAGAAAAAGGTGGTTACGACCATTTTATGTTAAAAGAAATTCACGAGCAACCAAAAGCAATTACAGATACCTATCGTGGAAGACTGTTGGCAAACGAAGGCATTATAAGAATGGCAGGTATAGACGACCATATGAACAAATTCTTAAATGCAGAAAGAATTATAATTGTAGCCTGTGGTACTTCTTGGCACGCAGGTTTGGTGGGCGAATATTTAATTGAAGAATTTGCAAGAATTCCTGTTGAGGTCGAATATGCCTCTGAATTTAGATATAGAAACCCTATTGTAACCTCTAAAGATATTGTAATTGCCATTTCTCAATCTGGAGAAACTGCAGATACTTTAGCCGCTATAAAACTAGCAAAATCGAAAGGTGCGTTTGTTTTTGGTGTATGTAATGTTGTTGGTTCTTCTATTGCAAGAGAAACAGATGCAGGCGCATACACACACGCAGGCCCAGAAATTGGAGTGGCATCTACCAAAGCTTTTACAACACAAATTACAGTTTTAACATTATTAGCTTTAAAATTGGCTTCAAAAAAAGGACAACTTTCTAAACCAGAACTTAGAAGTTACCTTCAACAAATGCAGTTAATACCTAATAAAGTAGAAGAATTATTAAAAATAGATACTAAAGTTAAAAAAATTGCGGCAGTTTATAAAGATGCTCCAAATTGTTTATATTTAGGTAGAGGTTTTAATTTTCCAGTAGCTTTAGAAGGAGCGTTAAAGTTAAAAGAAATCTCTTATATTCATGCAGAAGGTTATCCTGCCGCAGAAATGAAACACGGTCCAATTGCATTAATAGACGAAAATATGCCAATTTTTGTAATTGCCACAAACAAAGGGCATTACGAAAAAGTAGTGAGTAACATTCAAGAAATTAAATCGAGAGCAGGAAAAATTATTGCAATTGTTACAGAAGGAGACACACAAGTAAAGGAAATTGCAGACCATGTAATTGAAATTCCAGAAACAGAAGAAGCATTTACACCTCTTTTAACCACAATTCCTCTACAACTACTTTCTTACCACATTGCAGTAATGTTAGGTAAAAATGTAGATCAGCCAAGAAACTTAGCAAAATCGGTTACTGTAGAGTAA
- a CDS encoding DUF4270 family protein, with the protein MIKNSIRKTAQVGALFLVFAGVISCENNFTDIETGVISNTKFSTGQIELDLKISTINIESIVADNIGLPILQNNARLNVDYWLGVYKNKHAKTIKAGFVSQLRLPSGLKTSEVIKDGDTIYNLDKVVLKLPYTATSLGANSSGVVTYRLDSILGNSLAETTIEVYRNPTFLNTLNPANPAKRNSYASNFDYKETELLSEAKGFSYIPMANKDTIFKFDRIDRSIDVNSTDFVKDTLKVLNNTNVPVPFLAIPLDLDKMKTSFWDKFNDPEFSSSQEFQNYFRGIILKAKGEDGTLVPFNLSPTSQASVDFLYSKTIIKDNKVDNVVKESYSFSFLGIQNSIYEVDNVVPTPANSFIVQGTAGIKAKIEILGVNLLTLKEDDPFLVYADKDVDNNNYLDLKELASIKDVANNELGFLINDADITFMVNNTLSSDADILPQRLYLYKSEDKGNNVVRSTHISDSYRETASFSGVLSKTDDDVPEKYTFKITDYVSDLLDGSSTEFTPLVLKVFNTTDNPLITGFLNENVLEYNWNPRSVVLFDENSDKKAKLKISYTKKKE; encoded by the coding sequence ATGATTAAAAATAGTATTAGAAAAACAGCACAGGTAGGTGCGTTGTTTTTGGTATTCGCAGGTGTAATTTCTTGTGAAAATAATTTTACAGATATTGAAACAGGAGTTATAAGCAATACCAAATTTTCTACAGGACAAATTGAACTCGACTTAAAAATAAGCACCATAAATATAGAAAGTATTGTTGCAGACAATATAGGACTACCTATTTTGCAGAACAATGCTAGACTTAATGTAGATTATTGGTTAGGAGTTTATAAAAACAAACATGCAAAAACAATAAAAGCTGGTTTTGTTTCTCAATTAAGGTTGCCTTCTGGTTTAAAAACAAGTGAGGTTATTAAAGATGGAGACACCATTTATAATTTAGATAAAGTGGTGTTAAAACTACCTTATACAGCAACTTCTTTAGGTGCAAATTCTAGTGGAGTAGTTACTTATCGATTAGATTCTATTTTAGGAAACTCTTTAGCGGAAACAACTATTGAAGTATATCGAAATCCAACATTTTTAAATACTTTAAACCCTGCAAATCCTGCAAAACGGAATTCTTATGCATCTAATTTCGATTACAAAGAAACAGAGTTGTTATCTGAAGCTAAAGGTTTTTCTTATATACCTATGGCAAATAAAGATACTATTTTTAAATTTGATAGAATCGATAGAAGTATAGATGTAAATAGCACAGATTTTGTAAAAGATACTCTTAAAGTATTAAATAATACAAATGTTCCTGTTCCCTTTTTAGCAATTCCTTTAGATTTAGATAAAATGAAAACATCTTTTTGGGATAAATTTAACGATCCTGAATTTTCTTCTTCTCAAGAATTTCAAAATTATTTTAGAGGTATTATTTTAAAAGCAAAAGGAGAAGACGGAACGTTAGTGCCCTTTAATTTGTCTCCAACATCACAAGCTTCTGTAGATTTTTTATATTCAAAAACAATTATAAAAGATAATAAAGTAGATAATGTTGTTAAAGAAAGTTACTCTTTTTCTTTCCTTGGCATTCAAAACAGTATCTACGAAGTGGACAATGTGGTTCCAACACCCGCAAATAGTTTTATAGTACAAGGTACTGCAGGAATTAAAGCAAAAATTGAAATTTTAGGTGTTAATTTATTAACATTAAAAGAAGACGATCCGTTTCTTGTCTATGCAGATAAAGATGTAGATAATAATAATTACCTCGATTTAAAAGAACTGGCATCTATTAAAGATGTTGCAAATAACGAATTAGGTTTTTTAATAAACGATGCAGATATAACTTTTATGGTAAATAATACATTAAGTTCAGATGCAGATATTTTACCTCAAAGACTTTATTTGTATAAGAGTGAAGATAAAGGAAATAATGTTGTAAGATCTACACACATATCAGATTCTTATAGAGAAACTGCGAGTTTTAGTGGTGTTTTATCTAAAACAGATGATGATGTTCCCGAAAAATACACCTTTAAAATAACAGATTACGTATCAGATTTATTAGATGGTTCATCTACTGAGTTTACTCCACTGGTTTTAAAAGTTTTTAATACTACAGACAATCCTTTAATTACTGGATTTTTAAATGAAAATGTACTCGAATACAATTGGAATCCGAGATCTGTTGTTTTATTTGACGAAAATTCAGATAAAAAAGCAAAATTAAAAATTTCATATACCAAGAAAAAAGAGTAA
- a CDS encoding MarC family protein — protein sequence MNFNPKEILTAFMVLFAVIDIIGNIPIIIDLRKKAGHIQSEKASLIAGVIMVFFLFLGQSLLSLIGIDVNSFAVAGSFILFFIALEMILGITLYKEDGNSGTITATVFPLAFPLIAGPGSLTTLLSLRAEFSIENIIIAVLLNVIVIYIVLKTSSKIERLIGPTGIQIIRKVFGVVLLAIAVKLFAANIKMLFA from the coding sequence ATGAATTTTAATCCAAAAGAAATATTAACTGCATTTATGGTATTGTTTGCGGTAATCGACATTATAGGTAACATTCCAATTATTATCGATTTACGTAAAAAAGCAGGGCATATTCAGTCTGAAAAAGCATCTTTAATTGCTGGTGTAATTATGGTTTTCTTTTTGTTTTTAGGACAAAGTTTATTAAGTTTAATTGGTATTGATGTAAATTCTTTTGCTGTTGCTGGTTCTTTTATTTTGTTTTTTATTGCGCTAGAAATGATTTTAGGAATTACACTTTATAAAGAAGATGGAAATTCTGGAACAATTACGGCCACTGTTTTTCCTTTGGCTTTTCCTTTAATTGCAGGTCCAGGAAGTTTAACAACACTGCTTTCTTTACGTGCAGAATTTTCTATTGAAAATATAATTATAGCCGTACTTTTAAACGTAATTGTAATTTATATTGTACTAAAAACATCTTCGAAAATAGAGCGTTTAATTGGCCCAACAGGAATACAAATTATTAGAAAAGTATTTGGTGTTGTTTTACTAGCCATTGCTGTAAAATTGTTCGCTGCTAATATAAAAATGTTATTTGCCTAG
- a CDS encoding glycogen/starch synthase, protein MKDKRILFVSSEVVPYLPETELSSTAFNAAKNAHSKGVQTRIFMPRFGVINERRHQLHEVIRLSGMNLVVNDMDMPLIIKVASIPKERMQVYFIDNEEYFKRKAVFTDEDDQLFPDNDERAIFFAKGVIETVKKLNWAPDIIHVHGWLASLLPLYLKEYYNEEPLFTESKIVTSIYNDTFENTLNEELADKIKFDLKDASKTATIKTPNHTNILKSAIENSDAVIHGSETISEDLSSFINGTDIPVLEFQSENFKESYLNFYADLISAN, encoded by the coding sequence ATGAAGGACAAGAGAATTTTATTTGTTTCCTCGGAAGTAGTACCCTACTTGCCAGAAACAGAATTATCGTCAACCGCTTTTAATGCTGCTAAAAACGCACATTCTAAAGGAGTACAAACTAGAATTTTTATGCCAAGGTTTGGTGTTATTAACGAACGTAGGCATCAACTGCACGAAGTAATTCGTCTTTCTGGAATGAATTTGGTTGTAAACGATATGGACATGCCACTAATTATTAAAGTAGCTTCCATACCCAAAGAAAGAATGCAAGTTTATTTTATCGATAACGAAGAATATTTTAAAAGAAAAGCCGTTTTTACAGATGAAGACGACCAACTTTTTCCAGATAACGACGAAAGAGCCATCTTTTTTGCAAAAGGAGTTATAGAAACTGTAAAAAAATTAAATTGGGCTCCAGATATTATTCACGTTCATGGATGGTTAGCCTCTTTATTACCTTTGTATTTAAAGGAATATTATAATGAAGAACCATTATTTACAGAAAGTAAAATAGTAACTTCTATTTACAACGATACTTTCGAGAATACTTTAAATGAAGAATTGGCAGATAAAATAAAGTTCGATTTAAAAGATGCTTCAAAAACAGCAACGATTAAAACGCCTAACCATACCAATATATTAAAAAGTGCCATTGAAAACTCTGACGCAGTTATTCATGGTAGTGAAACGATTTCCGAAGATTTATCTTCTTTTATTAATGGAACAGACATTCCTGTATTAGAATTTCAATCGGAAAATTTTAAAGAAAGTTATTTAAATTTTTATGCTGATTTAATTTCAGCAAACTAA
- a CDS encoding lysylphosphatidylglycerol synthase transmembrane domain-containing protein encodes MNIKKTLKTILPLALGGFLVWYSLSEISLETLGKYFKEAHYGWIFLGLFFGILSHLSRAYRWKFMLEPLGFKPKFTNSVLAVLIGYLVNLALPRAGEISRATVMANYEEIPFEKGFGTIVAERIADLIMMLSIVAITLFVQFDFIYELLTKNFDPTKIIMGFVLLIAVFFIFRFYVQKATSGILLKIKTFIAGLIEGVTSIFKMKNKWAFIFHTVFIWAMYVAMFWATVPAIEGLKVPVGGILIAFIAGGFSIAATNGGVGLYPVAVAGALALFKIETEPATAFGWIMWTAQTAMIVVFGGLAFLMLPIYNKVK; translated from the coding sequence TTGAACATTAAAAAAACCTTAAAAACAATATTACCTCTCGCTTTGGGAGGTTTTTTAGTTTGGTATTCTTTGTCGGAAATTTCTTTAGAAACTTTAGGGAAATATTTTAAAGAAGCCCATTATGGTTGGATTTTTCTTGGCTTATTCTTCGGAATTTTAAGTCATCTTTCAAGAGCCTACAGGTGGAAGTTTATGTTAGAACCTTTGGGCTTTAAACCCAAATTTACCAACAGTGTTTTAGCCGTTTTAATTGGTTATTTGGTAAATTTAGCATTGCCAAGAGCAGGAGAAATTTCCAGAGCAACTGTAATGGCAAATTACGAGGAAATTCCGTTCGAAAAAGGTTTTGGAACCATTGTTGCAGAAAGAATTGCCGATTTAATAATGATGCTTTCCATCGTTGCAATCACACTTTTTGTTCAATTCGATTTTATTTATGAATTGCTTACCAAAAACTTCGACCCAACAAAAATAATTATGGGTTTCGTTCTATTAATTGCTGTTTTTTTTATTTTTCGATTCTATGTACAAAAGGCAACTTCGGGCATTTTATTAAAAATTAAAACCTTTATTGCTGGTTTAATCGAAGGTGTTACCAGCATTTTTAAAATGAAAAATAAGTGGGCATTTATTTTTCATACCGTTTTTATTTGGGCAATGTATGTTGCCATGTTTTGGGCAACAGTACCTGCAATTGAAGGTTTAAAAGTTCCTGTTGGTGGCATTTTAATTGCTTTTATTGCTGGTGGCTTTTCAATTGCTGCAACAAATGGTGGCGTAGGTTTATACCCAGTTGCTGTCGCTGGCGCTTTGGCATTATTTAAAATAGAAACAGAACCTGCAACCGCTTTCGGCTGGATTATGTGGACCGCACAAACAGCCATGATTGTTGTTTTTGGAGGTTTGGCTTTTCTAATGTTGCCTATTTACAATAAAGTAAAATAG
- the radA gene encoding DNA repair protein RadA, whose amino-acid sequence MAKIKTTFFCQNCGTQHAKWVGQCAACKEWNTIVEEIIQKEEKRVWKQATTAKNIINKPLKIADIELNPEERVVTNNNELDTVLGGGLVKGSVTLLGGEPGIGKSTLLLQVALNIRQKVLYVSGEESQSQIKMRAERLDAKNSNCLILTETNTQQIFKNIEETVPDVLVIDSIQTLHTNTIEASPGSISQIRETSAELIKFAKETATPVLLIGHINKEGNIAGPKILEHMVDVVLQFEGDRNHTYRILRSQKNRFGSTAELGIYEMLSNGLREISNPSEILISKKDADLSGTAIASTLEGIRPLMIEIQALVSTAVYGTPQRSTTGYNLKRLHMILAVLEKRAGFKLGAKDVFLNITGGINVDDPAIDLAVVAAILSSNQDIAIHPNVCFAAEVGLAGEIRPVSKIDQRILEAEKLGYKTFVASKYNKISSKNHGIRLVLVGKIEEAFATLFA is encoded by the coding sequence ATGGCCAAAATCAAAACAACTTTTTTCTGTCAGAATTGTGGTACACAACATGCAAAATGGGTAGGACAATGTGCTGCCTGTAAAGAATGGAACACCATTGTAGAAGAAATTATTCAAAAAGAAGAAAAACGAGTTTGGAAACAAGCTACAACTGCTAAAAATATTATAAATAAACCTTTAAAAATTGCTGATATTGAGCTAAATCCAGAAGAACGCGTTGTGACCAATAACAACGAATTAGACACTGTTTTGGGTGGTGGTTTGGTAAAAGGTTCTGTAACACTTTTGGGTGGTGAACCAGGAATTGGAAAATCGACTTTGTTACTGCAGGTTGCTTTAAACATTCGCCAAAAAGTCTTGTATGTTTCTGGTGAAGAAAGTCAATCTCAAATAAAAATGAGAGCAGAACGTTTAGATGCCAAAAACTCTAATTGTTTAATTCTTACAGAAACCAATACCCAGCAAATCTTTAAAAATATAGAAGAAACAGTACCCGACGTTTTGGTAATCGATTCTATACAAACTTTACACACCAATACTATTGAAGCTTCGCCTGGAAGCATTTCTCAAATTAGAGAAACCAGTGCAGAATTGATAAAATTTGCCAAGGAAACTGCAACTCCGGTTTTGTTAATTGGTCATATAAACAAAGAAGGAAACATTGCTGGCCCTAAAATTTTAGAACATATGGTAGATGTGGTTTTACAATTTGAAGGCGACAGAAATCACACCTACAGAATTTTACGAAGTCAAAAAAACCGATTTGGTTCTACTGCCGAATTAGGAATTTACGAAATGCTTTCGAATGGTTTAAGAGAAATTTCGAATCCGTCTGAAATTTTAATTTCTAAAAAAGATGCCGATTTAAGTGGAACAGCCATCGCAAGTACTTTAGAAGGCATTAGACCGTTAATGATTGAGATCCAGGCATTGGTTTCTACAGCAGTTTATGGAACTCCACAACGTTCTACAACAGGTTATAATTTAAAGCGGTTGCATATGATTTTGGCGGTTTTAGAAAAAAGAGCCGGTTTTAAATTGGGTGCAAAAGATGTGTTTTTAAATATTACTGGAGGCATAAATGTAGATGATCCTGCAATAGATTTGGCGGTTGTTGCTGCCATTTTATCATCTAACCAAGACATTGCGATTCACCCAAATGTGTGTTTTGCAGCAGAAGTGGGTTTGGCTGGAGAAATAAGACCGGTTTCTAAAATAGACCAACGAATTTTAGAGGCAGAAAAACTAGGTTATAAAACCTTTGTGGCTTCTAAATACAATAAAATTTCTTCTAAAAACCACGGAATACGATTGGTTTTGGTGGGTAAAATCGAGGAGGCTTTTGCGACTTTGTTTGCTTAG